Proteins encoded by one window of Chryseobacterium sp. POL2:
- a CDS encoding PIN domain-containing protein yields MNYIVLDTNIFIHFRDFDQINWSELVGNNQDYIILIPPTVIDELDRHKYNKNQKISKRAKRILPKIEDYTNTPDDSLQLKLLNSRPKDETFNANQLNRGDQDDCILASIIEFRQSITENDNLIYFTYDTGPRLKAKTLSINCMKISEQYLLPHEPDENEIKNKELLKELNTFKNKAPKVVLEFVESNDLLKPEQKKPIKSKDEFVKHFIDEVKEEYPYLVKIDHEENNLSNILRAASFYGLSDDQIKRYNSELNLFFEKFSKYYNSVYENLSYLNDCIKIKLLLKNEGTAPAEDIDLQLHFPDGFELHNIKKLPKVLKQPEPPYKPKHRFDFQNTSNFFPSFPHVNTVPEVNVDLSAAQIKKTNSYNVDFHLRSLKHNQTYEFETLYLKYENRDLAENFRIDYKIMIANYPNIINNKLNVVVK; encoded by the coding sequence ATGAACTACATTGTTTTAGACACCAATATTTTCATTCATTTTAGAGATTTTGACCAAATTAATTGGTCTGAATTAGTTGGTAATAATCAAGATTATATCATTCTTATACCACCAACTGTTATTGATGAATTGGATAGACATAAATATAACAAGAATCAAAAAATTTCAAAAAGAGCTAAGAGAATTCTTCCAAAAATTGAAGATTATACGAATACTCCGGATGATTCTCTTCAATTGAAATTACTGAACAGTAGACCAAAGGATGAAACTTTCAATGCCAATCAGTTAAATCGAGGTGATCAAGACGATTGTATTTTGGCTTCAATAATCGAATTTAGACAAAGCATCACTGAAAATGATAATTTGATTTATTTTACTTATGATACAGGTCCAAGACTTAAAGCTAAGACCTTATCAATTAATTGTATGAAAATCAGCGAGCAATATTTATTACCACATGAACCTGATGAAAATGAAATCAAAAACAAAGAGTTGCTAAAAGAACTGAATACATTTAAAAATAAAGCGCCTAAAGTTGTTTTAGAATTTGTTGAAAGTAATGATCTTCTTAAGCCAGAACAAAAGAAGCCAATTAAAAGCAAGGATGAGTTTGTTAAACATTTCATAGATGAAGTAAAGGAAGAATATCCTTATCTAGTAAAGATAGACCATGAAGAAAATAACTTGAGTAATATCTTAAGAGCAGCGAGTTTTTATGGACTCTCTGATGATCAAATTAAAAGATATAATTCGGAACTAAACCTTTTCTTTGAGAAATTCAGTAAATATTATAATTCAGTTTATGAGAATCTATCCTATCTGAACGACTGCATAAAAATAAAACTATTGTTAAAAAATGAAGGAACAGCCCCTGCAGAAGATATTGACTTGCAACTTCATTTCCCTGATGGATTTGAGTTACATAATATTAAGAAATTACCGAAAGTTTTAAAACAACCCGAACCTCCTTATAAGCCTAAACACAGGTTTGACTTTCAAAATACCAGTAATTTTTTTCCATCATTCCCTCATGTCAATACTGTACCAGAAGTAAATGTGGATCTTAGTGCGGCGCAAATAAAAAAAACAAATAGTTATAATGTTGATTTTCATCTTCGAAGTTTAAAACACAATCAAACATATGAATTTGAAACACTTTATCTTAAATATGAAAATCGAGATTTGGCAGAAAATTTCAGAATTGATTACAAAATTATGATTGCTAATTACCCGAATATTATTAATAATAAGTTGAATGTTGTAGTGAAATAG
- a CDS encoding endonuclease — MKKLSILLGLAAFGFVSAQIPAGYYNGTDDLSGAALKTKLSQIISAGYITKSYDNLYNGYPSTDTDKYSTPGYENDGTVLDIYSENPNGPDPYNYIHGQRKCGSYSVENNCYNREHIIPQSIFSENSPMVSDMHHIRPTDGKVNGMRSNFPFAKVNSPTFTSKNGTKVGSSSSPGYSGSAAEPINEFKGDVARMVLYFATRYEDKLSGFKDNQILSKTKFPGLQTWELNTLLLWHQQDPVSQIEIDRNNATYIYQKNRNPYIDNPEFVTRTWGLSPLAVEDTGFSKNYKIYPNPAKSGGSITVQGNDLKQYDKAWIYNMVGQRVQEIVQPFKNGNTIQLNNLPKGIYILKTRELNTKFIIE; from the coding sequence ATGAAAAAACTTTCTATTTTACTAGGACTAGCTGCATTTGGATTTGTATCAGCTCAAATCCCTGCAGGATACTACAACGGGACTGATGATTTATCAGGCGCCGCTTTGAAAACTAAGCTTAGCCAAATCATCAGCGCTGGTTACATAACAAAAAGTTATGACAATCTATACAATGGTTATCCATCTACAGATACAGACAAATATTCTACACCAGGTTACGAAAATGACGGAACTGTTTTAGATATTTATTCTGAAAATCCAAATGGTCCAGACCCTTACAACTACATACATGGTCAAAGAAAATGCGGAAGCTATTCTGTAGAAAACAACTGTTATAATAGAGAACACATAATACCACAAAGTATTTTCAGTGAAAATTCTCCAATGGTTTCTGACATGCACCACATCCGTCCAACAGATGGAAAAGTGAATGGCATGCGTAGCAATTTTCCTTTTGCAAAAGTAAACTCGCCCACCTTCACTTCCAAAAACGGAACTAAAGTTGGCTCTTCTAGTTCTCCAGGTTATTCAGGTTCTGCCGCAGAACCGATTAATGAATTCAAAGGAGATGTCGCTAGAATGGTGTTGTATTTCGCAACGCGTTATGAAGACAAATTATCCGGTTTTAAAGACAATCAAATTTTATCGAAAACAAAATTCCCTGGATTACAAACTTGGGAGCTTAACACGCTTCTACTGTGGCATCAGCAAGATCCGGTTTCACAAATAGAAATCGATCGTAACAACGCAACCTACATCTACCAAAAAAACAGAAATCCATACATCGATAATCCAGAATTCGTAACCAGAACTTGGGGACTTTCTCCACTAGCCGTAGAGGACACTGGATTCTCTAAGAACTATAAAATCTATCCAAATCCTGCAAAATCAGGCGGTTCTATCACCGTACAAGGCAACGACCTTAAACAATATGACAAAGCATGGATCTATAACATGGTAGGACAAAGAGTTCAAGAGATTGTGCAACCATTTAAAAATGGAAATACCATTCAACTTAACAATCTACCAAAAGGGATTTATATCTTAAAAACCAGAGAATTAAACACAAAATTCATTATCGAATAA
- a CDS encoding relaxase/mobilization nuclease domain-containing protein — translation MNNSATTRRISKIAVEYNGNDRGTAEMVYCNNLLSEDPEIQFKEMKAVANRNKNVKNWALTGYISPEKSIGDKLTNEELTDLALRALKKVGVTDDNQIRLDIHSSTKQKHIHFIVNRVNTFGENTITAHKIGENFGKAVREVCQKLNLKTDIEIGKEKKQMMYYALTNSLKYAKNFDDLVMKMHLKGYRVTLSQNVKDGISGMRIVRYEDINYQTERQYKPGYKLSEITNKLKIADIKTTLNSNFERAEHIQTLLEQMRENEETEISRTNISKEIGKTVDEFLKPTYTAPDDELLKRKKRKFR, via the coding sequence ATGAATAACAGTGCCACGACAAGACGAATTTCCAAAATCGCGGTGGAATATAATGGAAACGATAGAGGAACTGCGGAAATGGTTTATTGCAATAATCTTTTGAGCGAGGATCCCGAAATACAATTCAAGGAAATGAAAGCAGTCGCCAACAGAAATAAAAATGTAAAAAATTGGGCATTAACAGGATATATCTCTCCGGAGAAATCTATTGGCGATAAGCTGACAAATGAAGAACTGACTGATTTAGCCTTGAGAGCATTAAAAAAAGTCGGAGTTACGGATGATAATCAAATTCGTTTGGATATTCATTCTTCCACGAAGCAAAAGCACATTCACTTCATTGTAAACCGAGTGAACACTTTTGGCGAGAACACGATTACCGCACACAAAATCGGAGAAAACTTTGGTAAAGCAGTCCGAGAAGTTTGTCAGAAACTGAATCTGAAAACAGATATCGAGATTGGAAAAGAGAAGAAACAGATGATGTATTATGCTTTGACAAACTCTTTGAAATACGCTAAAAACTTCGATGATCTTGTAATGAAAATGCATCTAAAAGGTTATCGAGTAACTCTTTCACAAAATGTGAAAGACGGAATTTCGGGAATGCGGATTGTGCGATATGAAGACATCAACTACCAAACCGAACGACAATACAAACCCGGCTATAAACTTTCAGAAATTACCAACAAACTGAAAATTGCAGATATCAAGACAACTTTGAATTCCAACTTCGAGAGGGCTGAACATATTCAAACCTTGCTTGAGCAAATGCGAGAAAATGAAGAAACGGAAATTTCAAGAACCAATATCTCCAAAGAGATTGGAAAAACGGTTGATGAGTTTTTAAAACCAACGTACACCGCTCCCGACGATGAATTATTAAAACGAAAAAAACGAAAATTTAGATAA
- a CDS encoding VapE domain-containing protein, which yields MNSEEELYQSSKGSVTVFDKIIKYIGKKYHLRFNEIALEFEIKTENGDWKVLNLNSLYIELTQAGINIAFNKLEILMRSHLITVFNPFENYFQNLEKWDGENHIQRLTGFVKTTDTEPFQIHFEKWLTRSVFCALKRGYINKQCFVLYNTKQNSGKTSFLRFLIPPSLEKYYTEDIGVDKDGLIALCKNFIINIDELSVMSKTDVNILKAFISKNTVNARLPYDRKSSLMHRTSSFCGSTNRSDFLTDETGSVRWIIFEVLEIDFGYSKEININQVWAQAYYNAFERKNYNPELTAEDLIENEKRNEKFKQVSLEQEILITHFEKSENKNDFLTATEIMLAMSNALGVRMNNVKIGKALTALNFERIKHSKKQVYGYLIKRKIEDEKNE from the coding sequence ATGAATTCGGAAGAAGAACTTTATCAAAGCAGCAAAGGTTCGGTCACGGTTTTCGACAAAATAATCAAGTACATCGGAAAGAAATACCACCTCCGCTTCAACGAAATCGCTTTGGAATTCGAGATAAAGACAGAGAATGGCGATTGGAAGGTGTTGAACTTAAACTCTCTGTACATCGAACTCACACAAGCAGGAATCAACATTGCCTTCAACAAACTTGAAATACTGATGCGAAGCCATTTGATTACGGTATTCAATCCATTTGAGAACTATTTTCAGAACCTTGAAAAATGGGATGGTGAAAACCATATCCAAAGATTGACGGGTTTTGTCAAAACTACGGATACAGAACCCTTCCAAATCCATTTTGAAAAATGGCTGACAAGGTCAGTTTTCTGCGCTTTGAAAAGAGGATACATCAACAAACAATGCTTCGTGCTTTACAACACCAAACAAAACAGTGGAAAGACAAGTTTTTTGAGGTTTCTGATTCCGCCAAGTTTGGAGAAATACTACACCGAAGATATTGGCGTGGACAAAGACGGACTGATTGCGCTCTGTAAAAACTTCATCATCAATATCGACGAACTTTCGGTGATGTCCAAAACGGATGTCAATATTTTGAAGGCATTTATTTCCAAAAACACGGTAAATGCAAGATTGCCTTACGACAGAAAATCGTCTTTGATGCACAGAACTTCGTCTTTCTGCGGTTCAACCAACCGTTCCGATTTCTTGACCGATGAAACAGGAAGTGTGCGATGGATCATTTTTGAAGTTTTGGAAATTGATTTTGGTTATTCAAAGGAAATCAACATCAACCAAGTTTGGGCTCAAGCTTATTATAATGCTTTTGAAAGAAAAAATTACAATCCCGAACTCACTGCAGAAGACCTTATCGAAAATGAAAAACGAAACGAGAAATTCAAGCAGGTCAGTTTGGAGCAGGAAATCCTCATCACCCATTTTGAAAAATCCGAAAACAAAAACGACTTCTTGACCGCAACAGAGATTATGCTCGCAATGAGCAATGCTTTGGGAGTGAGAATGAACAATGTCAAAATCGGAAAAGCATTGACCGCCTTAAACTTTGAAAGGATAAAGCATTCTAAAAAGCAGGTTTATGGCTATTTAATCAAGCGAAAAATTGAGGACGAAAAAAACGAATAG
- a CDS encoding ABC transporter permease: MRNNPFYIASRYITAKKGSHAVTFITWLAAFAMMVAIASMFVIVSVFSGLEDINRDMIANLHADLTIKSKDGKTLTNIENIQNILKKNKNVDSFSKVIEEKVYIIYKDNGEIAYLRGVDSAYISVNPINKSVIYGAYPSFEFSNEVLMESQLDNRLAIPVNSSQDFATVYMPKAGKGIIQQEDDIFNRKEIYVTGVFPSNDQLNNYILAPIELTQQLLNLPKNAAYQVVIKLKNSDSADNVKSELLKQLNNNVEIKTKSEENAAFWKMINTEKLMIYLIFSLVIFITTFNLAGAVIILQLDKTPQARTLRSLGFTQKDLNKTYFNTGLLIVVIGVALGLIIGSILCYFQIQTNFFMAGENLPFPVRITAINYLVVGAVGLFFGILIAYIFSRKLKS; the protein is encoded by the coding sequence GTGAGAAACAATCCGTTTTATATCGCGTCCCGTTACATAACTGCCAAAAAAGGAAGTCATGCGGTAACCTTTATCACATGGTTGGCTGCATTTGCAATGATGGTGGCGATTGCCTCGATGTTTGTCATCGTGTCTGTATTTTCTGGACTGGAGGATATCAATCGTGATATGATCGCAAACCTACATGCTGATCTCACCATAAAAAGTAAAGACGGAAAAACACTCACTAATATTGAGAATATCCAGAATATTCTGAAAAAGAATAAAAATGTAGACAGCTTTTCCAAAGTTATAGAAGAGAAAGTCTATATCATTTACAAAGACAATGGAGAAATTGCTTATTTACGCGGTGTTGACTCGGCGTACATTTCTGTAAATCCGATTAACAAATCTGTCATCTACGGTGCTTATCCTAGTTTTGAATTTTCCAATGAAGTCTTGATGGAAAGTCAACTCGATAACCGATTGGCAATCCCTGTTAATTCTTCACAGGATTTCGCGACCGTCTATATGCCAAAGGCGGGAAAAGGTATTATCCAACAAGAGGATGACATTTTTAACCGAAAAGAAATCTATGTTACTGGTGTTTTTCCTAGTAATGACCAGCTCAACAACTACATTTTGGCGCCTATAGAACTTACACAACAACTTCTGAATCTTCCAAAAAATGCAGCTTATCAAGTTGTTATTAAACTTAAAAATTCTGATTCTGCCGATAATGTAAAATCTGAATTATTAAAACAACTTAATAATAATGTCGAAATAAAAACCAAATCTGAGGAAAATGCAGCCTTTTGGAAAATGATTAATACTGAGAAGTTAATGATTTATTTAATTTTTTCTTTGGTTATTTTCATCACCACTTTCAATTTGGCGGGTGCAGTTATTATTCTACAACTCGACAAAACACCACAAGCGAGAACTTTGCGATCTTTAGGTTTTACCCAAAAAGATTTGAATAAAACTTATTTTAACACAGGGCTTTTAATTGTTGTTATTGGTGTGGCTTTAGGTTTAATAATCGGTAGCATTTTGTGTTATTTCCAGATACAAACCAACTTCTTCATGGCGGGAGAAAACCTACCATTCCCCGTGAGAATTACCGCAATTAACTATTTGGTTGTCGGTGCTGTAGGCTTATTTTTCGGTATTTTAATAGCATATATCTTCTCTAGAAAATTAAAAAGCTAG
- the mce gene encoding methylmalonyl-CoA epimerase: MKIEHLGIAVKSLGMSEDLFSKLLGKENYKQESVEREGVVTSFYEVGESKIELLEATNPESPISKFIEKKGEGIHHIAFGVENIYAEIERLKKSGFVFISDEPKDGADNKLVVFLHPKSTNGVLVELCQEKP, from the coding sequence ATGAAAATAGAACATTTAGGTATCGCAGTCAAATCATTAGGCATGTCCGAGGATTTGTTTTCAAAACTCTTAGGAAAAGAGAACTACAAGCAAGAATCTGTAGAGCGCGAAGGCGTTGTAACATCTTTCTACGAAGTAGGAGAAAGCAAAATCGAACTTCTAGAAGCTACTAATCCAGAAAGTCCCATTTCAAAATTTATTGAAAAGAAAGGCGAGGGCATTCATCACATCGCTTTTGGCGTAGAAAATATCTATGCAGAAATCGAAAGATTGAAAAAATCGGGTTTTGTATTTATTTCTGATGAACCCAAGGATGGCGCTGATAATAAATTAGTTGTATTCTTGCATCCCAAATCGACCAATGGTGTTTTGGTAGAATTATGTCAAGAAAAGCCATAA
- a CDS encoding toprim domain-containing protein, with the protein MVDLTYLKLPKCKRLISRKYLKTAGKKVSRGKSRKALSTLSAKGLGKKVGKNTKKLYKTKHKNPNIMNCKQANENISIREILESFSLFPSKDSRKSAFYYAFDRKERTPSLVVNFNQNSAFDFGTGMKYDNVSLVQGIKKCSVSEALEYLKRFDYSLPTKEEIETNNFKPKSGYQIFEIKEVEHPSLIDYLKSRKLDSLKSELKEIHYELNGKNYFGLGFKNDSDGYEIRNPYIKLCLGKKDLTSINNQSNMLRIFEGFADYLSFKILEKSLEKEPSDYIILNSVTMISKVKNQLENYQNTELFLDNDRTGDSVTEILKKQNFNVWDERILFKNHKDLNEFLINGNLRKRDTGGMLKIDKGVENEELRKITTRKIGR; encoded by the coding sequence ATGGTTGATTTGACTTACCTAAAGTTACCTAAATGTAAAAGATTAATAAGTAGAAAATATTTAAAAACAGCAGGTAAAAAGGTAAGTCGAGGTAAGTCAAGAAAAGCACTCTCAACACTTTCTGCCAAAGGCTTAGGTAAGAAGGTAGGTAAAAACACCAAAAAACTTTATAAAACAAAACACAAAAACCCCAACATTATGAATTGCAAACAAGCCAACGAAAATATCAGCATCAGGGAAATCTTGGAAAGTTTTTCTCTTTTCCCGAGCAAAGACAGCCGCAAAAGCGCATTTTATTACGCCTTCGACCGAAAAGAAAGAACACCGAGTCTAGTTGTAAACTTCAACCAAAACAGCGCTTTCGATTTCGGAACAGGAATGAAATACGATAATGTTTCCTTGGTTCAAGGCATCAAAAAATGTTCAGTTTCCGAAGCGTTGGAATATCTTAAGAGATTTGATTATTCACTTCCGACTAAAGAGGAAATAGAAACAAATAATTTCAAACCAAAATCAGGATATCAGATTTTCGAAATCAAGGAAGTTGAACATCCAAGTTTGATTGACTATTTAAAATCAAGAAAACTCGATTCACTGAAATCAGAACTCAAAGAAATTCATTATGAACTCAACGGAAAAAATTATTTCGGTTTGGGCTTCAAAAATGATTCGGACGGATATGAAATCAGGAATCCATACATCAAACTTTGTTTGGGTAAAAAAGACCTCACTTCGATAAATAATCAATCCAATATGTTAAGAATTTTTGAAGGATTTGCAGATTATCTGTCGTTCAAAATTTTGGAAAAATCACTCGAAAAAGAACCGTCCGATTACATCATATTGAATTCCGTCACGATGATTTCAAAGGTCAAAAATCAACTCGAAAATTATCAAAATACTGAACTCTTTTTGGACAATGACAGGACGGGAGATTCCGTAACCGAAATCCTCAAAAAACAAAATTTCAATGTTTGGGACGAAAGGATATTATTCAAAAATCATAAAGACTTAAACGAGTTTTTAATCAATGGAAACCTGCGTAAAAGAGATACAGGTGGGATGCTCAAAATAGATAAAGGTGTCGAAAATGAAGAGTTGCGTAAAATAACTACACGGAAAATCGGCAGATAG
- a CDS encoding helix-turn-helix domain-containing protein — protein sequence MKDQERLQLLETQVSVLVNSQKEFTSKALQLLALSAKTIYSKEEAALFLNLDPDYLYQLKFHGKLKAYKKKGQKKIYFRKEDLEEYLISNSASEDIEDSNDYDDFEGDILEKWKK from the coding sequence ATGAAAGACCAAGAAAGACTACAGTTACTTGAAACTCAAGTTTCAGTCCTAGTTAATTCCCAAAAGGAATTTACATCCAAAGCGCTACAACTTCTAGCTCTTAGTGCAAAGACCATTTACTCCAAAGAAGAAGCCGCATTGTTTCTAAATCTTGACCCCGATTATCTCTATCAATTGAAGTTTCACGGAAAGTTGAAAGCGTATAAAAAGAAAGGGCAAAAGAAAATTTATTTCCGGAAAGAAGATTTGGAAGAATATCTCATTTCCAATAGTGCATCGGAGGATATCGAAGATAGTAATGACTACGATGATTTTGAGGGAGATATTTTAGAAAAGTGGAAAAAATAA
- a CDS encoding ribosome-binding factor A, translating to MNESNRQRKVAQIIQEDFAELFRKQAAESAQNFLVSVSDVKVTPDLGIAKIHLSIFPTELRKPIMKEIEANKAQYRNYLGQKMAKQVRIIPDLAFYIDTTLDDVERIEKELKGEGDNPIL from the coding sequence ATGAACGAAAGTAATAGACAAAGAAAAGTCGCACAAATTATACAGGAGGATTTCGCAGAATTGTTCAGAAAGCAAGCTGCAGAAAGCGCTCAAAATTTTTTGGTGAGTGTAAGCGATGTTAAAGTAACGCCAGATTTGGGGATTGCAAAAATACATTTAAGCATTTTCCCAACTGAATTGCGTAAGCCGATTATGAAAGAAATTGAAGCTAACAAAGCCCAATATCGCAATTATCTTGGTCAAAAAATGGCAAAGCAAGTCCGAATTATCCCAGATTTAGCATTTTATATTGACACTACTTTGGACGATGTGGAGCGCATTGAAAAAGAACTAAAAGGTGAAGGTGACAATCCTATTCTGTAA
- a CDS encoding GreA/GreB family elongation factor: MDSKIYAFTDDIEISTIEIIPEELKSEETQEEIEELFENEEIEISEEPLIKVEMGSEVKIKYLRDNSIKNVKLVPKADESLSQSDNPMRVSPLNPLGKAIWHKSKGETCKFEDRDFFVEILEVI; encoded by the coding sequence TTGGATAGTAAAATCTACGCTTTCACTGATGATATAGAAATCTCAACGATTGAGATAATCCCTGAAGAACTTAAATCTGAAGAAACTCAGGAGGAAATTGAAGAGCTTTTTGAAAACGAAGAAATTGAAATTAGCGAAGAGCCGCTTATCAAAGTAGAAATGGGTTCTGAAGTTAAAATAAAATACTTACGGGATAATTCCATCAAAAACGTTAAATTAGTTCCAAAAGCTGACGAATCACTTTCTCAATCGGATAATCCTATGAGGGTATCTCCATTAAATCCATTAGGAAAAGCCATTTGGCATAAATCCAAAGGTGAGACATGTAAATTTGAGGATAGAGATTTTTTTGTAGAAATTTTGGAAGTTATTTAA
- a CDS encoding special sigma factor, with protein MENDQLRQFVQQISREQEKKIAQEKRRNYFKEIGRKGGLKKKTSNQFTRVVSTRLTQKEFDEAIQEAKRYNLKFSKYTRIKITNGELRINEFKEHETLLDYGNNFIRIKNMFRRSEFSQLDHTKVILREVEIVTKLIHDYLYNKMNARTEGDFREDE; from the coding sequence ATGGAAAATGATCAATTAAGACAATTTGTACAACAAATTTCAAGAGAACAGGAAAAGAAAATTGCACAAGAAAAACGAAGAAATTACTTCAAAGAAATTGGCAGAAAAGGAGGTTTGAAAAAGAAGACTTCTAACCAATTTACGAGAGTGGTTTCAACAAGATTAACGCAGAAAGAATTTGATGAAGCCATACAAGAAGCGAAGCGATACAATCTCAAATTTTCAAAATATACCCGAATAAAAATCACAAACGGAGAACTTAGAATTAATGAATTTAAAGAACATGAAACTTTGCTTGACTATGGAAATAATTTCATCAGAATCAAAAATATGTTTCGGCGTAGTGAATTTTCGCAATTGGACCACACCAAAGTGATTTTAAGAGAGGTTGAGATCGTGACAAAACTAATCCACGATTATCTCTACAACAAAATGAACGCTAGAACAGAAGGGGACTTCCGAGAAGATGAATAA